One window of the Allosaccharopolyspora coralli genome contains the following:
- a CDS encoding putative T7SS-secreted protein, protein MAGTAEYPALGFDPAPGTVTTVESVAADLQRVATKMGNAHEALGKIGHQDGMWEGKAAEAFLGSVGELPKYLDQAHRSLGGASKTLTQWSHNLSSMQQKAQHYEAEAAAAKQHVRQAESNPDLGLAGQHFPDQASLQAAEQKLTAAQSAVNKANADLEAIVEQAKRLLQQHDDVAKDVEDALRRAADEAPDKPGLLERLSNALEQLGESISEAADKAWQWVQDHADELKQVGDVLSTVGTVLGVVALATSWIPGVNAVTAGAAMTVSAAALGVNALAKAGGADVSWGKIATDAVGVIPGGRILAGAKNAASQVAKTSVAAQGTGKAAKASQALTGTGKVTTESKALRHVTGVNGKVDITPTTMADLKASPKEAIDNAAAFTHGKSVDLFNKLTRMDIKDPFSNAGIAAGAGTEAVKKVATAEAVDYGSGQVESRIQQKIG, encoded by the coding sequence ATGGCTGGAACCGCCGAGTACCCGGCGTTAGGGTTCGATCCCGCCCCCGGCACCGTGACCACGGTGGAGTCCGTGGCCGCGGATCTTCAGCGGGTGGCGACCAAGATGGGGAATGCTCACGAAGCTCTGGGGAAGATCGGTCACCAGGACGGAATGTGGGAAGGGAAGGCCGCAGAGGCGTTCCTGGGCAGTGTGGGCGAGCTGCCGAAATACCTGGATCAAGCGCACCGCTCGCTCGGCGGTGCCTCGAAGACACTGACCCAGTGGTCGCACAACCTGAGCTCGATGCAGCAGAAGGCCCAGCACTACGAGGCCGAGGCCGCTGCCGCTAAACAGCACGTCCGTCAGGCTGAATCGAACCCAGATCTGGGATTGGCCGGACAGCACTTCCCCGACCAGGCATCCTTGCAAGCGGCTGAGCAGAAGCTGACGGCCGCTCAATCAGCAGTCAACAAGGCCAATGCCGACCTCGAAGCGATTGTCGAGCAGGCCAAGCGTCTCTTGCAGCAACACGACGATGTGGCCAAAGACGTCGAAGACGCGTTACGGCGTGCAGCCGACGAAGCTCCCGACAAGCCCGGACTACTGGAACGCCTCAGCAACGCCCTCGAACAGCTCGGAGAGAGCATCAGCGAGGCAGCGGACAAGGCATGGCAATGGGTCCAAGACCACGCCGACGAACTCAAACAAGTCGGCGACGTGCTCAGCACGGTCGGGACCGTGCTCGGTGTCGTCGCGCTGGCTACATCGTGGATACCCGGAGTAAACGCTGTCACCGCTGGAGCCGCGATGACGGTCAGTGCCGCGGCGTTGGGCGTCAACGCACTCGCCAAGGCAGGTGGAGCTGATGTGTCCTGGGGGAAAATCGCCACCGACGCTGTCGGCGTCATCCCCGGTGGCCGCATCCTCGCGGGCGCCAAGAACGCAGCTTCACAGGTGGCAAAAACAAGCGTAGCCGCGCAAGGGACAGGTAAGGCAGCGAAAGCGAGCCAAGCTCTGACGGGGACGGGCAAGGTGACGACCGAGTCGAAGGCACTGAGGCACGTTACCGGAGTCAACGGGAAGGTTGACATCACCCCAACCACGATGGCGGATCTTAAGGCAAGTCCGAAAGAAGCGATCGACAACGCTGCAGCTTTCACCCACGGGAAATCGGTCGACTTGTTCAACAAGCTCACGAGAATGGACATTAAGGATCCGTTTTCCAATGCCGGCATCGCAGCCGGTGCCGGTACTGAGGCGGTCAAGAAGGTTGCCACGGCCGAAGCTGTCGATTACGGGTCTGGCCAGGTGGAATCCCGGATCCAGCAGAAGATCGGATGA
- the gltB gene encoding glutamate synthase large subunit, translating into MRSQTRPGAEGLYDPAYDHDECGVAFVADLAGEPSHRTVANALVALRNLEHRGAQGADPDTGDGVGVLTQIPDAFLRAVVPFELPDAGSYAVGNVFLPVEDGALSKAVATIERVAEEEGLRVLGWRELPTEPEYAGRAAREVMPRFRQLFLAEAGEPVPDVMRLERRAFCVRKRSGHEAQVYFASLSARTLVYKGMLTGPQLDAFYPDLTDERFASAIALVHSRFSTNTFPSWPLAHPYRYIAHNGEINTMRGNRNWMHTRESMLDTDLIPGDLRRLYPIATPDASDSATFDEVLELLHLGGRSLPHSVLMMIPEAWENHAEMDPDRRAFYAFHNNLMEPWDGPALVTFTDGARIGAVLDRNGLRPGRYWVTEDGLVVLASEVGVLDIDQDRIARKGRLQPGRMFLVDTEAGRIVDDEEIKGELATQHPYQQWLDDGMVHLEDLPVRERETPSHDSLVRRQQMFGYTEEELGLLLKPMAQGGAEPVGSMGNDAPLAAFSQRPRQLFDYFTQLFAQVTNPPLDSIREELVTSLTTHVGPEHNLLATDPAACHQLVLPFPVLDNDELAKLVHIDDDGDRPDLRSVTIGMTYPVDGGGTALRARLDEISAEVSAAVADGARIIVLSDRGADPGHAPIPSLLMTGAVHHHLVREKTRTQVGLVVEAGDVREVHHVALLVGYGAAAVNPYLAMASVEDLAERGHLAGTSAKKATGNLIKALGKGLRKTMSKMGVSTVASYTGAQIFEAVGVGEEIVDRCFTGTTTRVGGIDFDTLAREVQQRHRKTFPADGVTANHRALDVGGDYQWRREGDPHLFNPQTVFKLQHSTRSGQYEVFKEYTDSVNDQAEDLMTLRGLLGLREGVREPVPIEEVEPVSEIVKRFATGGISYGSISQEMHEVLAVAMNRLGGKSNTGEGGEDADRFTVDTNGDSRRSAIKQVASGRFGVTSEYLVNAEDLQIKIAQGAKPGEGGQLPGHKVYPWIADTRHSTPGVGLISPPPHHDIYSIEDIAQLIYDLKNANPRARVHVKLVSEVGVGTVAAGVSKAHADVVLISGHDGGTGASPLSSIKHAGAPWELGLAETQQTLLANGLRDRIVVQTDGQLKTGRDVVIAALLGAEEFGFATAPLVVSGCVMMRVCHLDTCPVGVATQNPQLRAKFDGRAEYIVRFFEFLAQEVREYLAALGFRSIAEAVGHAELLDVDAAARHWKTEGLDLSKVLHVPDMADDEPRHCTTEQDHGLEKALDNTLIQLCEGALGEGRPVRLEMPVRNVNRTVGTMLGSELTRCWGGQGLPDDTIDVTFTGSAGQSFGAFVPRGITLRLEGDANDYVGKGLSGGRLVVRPDEAASFAAEDNVIAGNVLLYGATGGELFVRGAVGERFCVRNSGAVAVVEGIGDHGCEYMTGGRAVILGEVGRNFAAGMSGGIAYVLDLAPQRVNAEMVDVDPLDESDRQFLHDRVRRHFEQTGSRVAHDLLADWDTAVERFAKVMPTDFKRVLAAKDSAQRDGRDVNEAIMEAAHG; encoded by the coding sequence GTGAGAAGTCAGACGCGGCCCGGAGCCGAGGGGCTGTACGACCCCGCCTATGACCACGACGAGTGCGGGGTTGCGTTCGTCGCGGACCTGGCAGGCGAGCCGAGTCACCGCACGGTCGCCAATGCCCTCGTGGCGCTGCGGAATCTGGAACACCGCGGTGCCCAGGGCGCGGACCCCGACACCGGCGACGGCGTCGGTGTGCTGACCCAGATCCCGGACGCGTTCCTGCGTGCGGTCGTGCCCTTCGAGCTGCCTGACGCCGGCTCGTACGCGGTAGGCAACGTATTCCTGCCGGTCGAAGACGGGGCGCTGTCCAAGGCGGTGGCCACGATCGAGCGGGTCGCCGAGGAGGAGGGCCTGCGGGTGCTCGGGTGGCGTGAGCTGCCGACCGAGCCCGAGTACGCGGGTCGCGCCGCCCGAGAGGTGATGCCGCGGTTCCGTCAGCTGTTCCTCGCCGAAGCCGGCGAGCCGGTGCCGGACGTGATGCGCCTGGAACGGCGCGCGTTCTGCGTCCGCAAGCGTTCCGGCCACGAGGCGCAGGTGTACTTCGCGAGCCTGTCCGCGCGGACGTTGGTCTACAAAGGAATGCTGACCGGGCCGCAGCTCGACGCGTTCTACCCGGACCTGACCGACGAGCGCTTCGCCAGCGCCATCGCACTCGTGCACTCCCGGTTCTCCACCAACACGTTCCCGTCGTGGCCGCTGGCGCACCCGTATCGCTACATCGCGCACAACGGCGAGATCAACACGATGCGCGGGAACCGCAACTGGATGCACACCCGCGAGAGCATGCTCGACACCGACCTGATCCCGGGCGATCTCCGACGGCTGTACCCGATCGCGACGCCGGACGCCAGCGACTCGGCCACGTTCGACGAGGTGCTGGAATTGTTGCACCTGGGCGGGCGCTCGCTGCCGCACTCGGTGCTGATGATGATCCCCGAGGCGTGGGAGAACCACGCTGAGATGGATCCCGACCGGCGGGCGTTCTACGCGTTCCACAACAACCTCATGGAGCCGTGGGACGGCCCGGCGCTGGTCACCTTCACCGACGGTGCGCGCATCGGGGCGGTGCTGGACCGCAACGGCCTGCGGCCGGGCCGGTACTGGGTCACCGAGGACGGCCTGGTGGTGCTCGCCAGCGAGGTCGGCGTGCTCGACATCGACCAGGACCGCATCGCGCGCAAGGGGCGGCTGCAGCCCGGCAGGATGTTCCTCGTCGACACCGAGGCGGGCCGGATCGTCGACGACGAGGAGATCAAGGGCGAGCTCGCCACCCAGCATCCCTACCAGCAGTGGCTGGACGACGGCATGGTCCACCTCGAGGACCTGCCCGTGCGGGAGCGGGAGACGCCCTCGCACGACTCGCTGGTCCGGCGCCAGCAGATGTTCGGCTACACCGAGGAAGAGCTGGGGCTGTTGCTCAAGCCGATGGCCCAGGGGGGCGCGGAACCCGTGGGCTCGATGGGTAACGACGCCCCGCTCGCGGCGTTCTCGCAACGCCCGCGGCAGCTGTTCGACTACTTCACGCAGCTGTTCGCCCAGGTGACGAACCCGCCGCTGGACTCGATCCGCGAGGAGCTGGTCACCTCGCTGACCACGCACGTCGGTCCGGAGCACAACCTGCTCGCGACCGATCCCGCAGCCTGTCACCAGCTCGTGCTGCCGTTTCCGGTGTTGGACAACGACGAGCTCGCCAAGCTGGTGCACATCGATGACGACGGCGACCGGCCCGACCTGCGGTCGGTGACGATCGGGATGACGTACCCGGTCGACGGCGGAGGAACGGCGTTGCGGGCGCGCCTGGACGAGATCTCCGCGGAGGTCTCGGCCGCGGTCGCCGACGGGGCGCGGATCATCGTGCTCTCCGACCGGGGCGCGGACCCCGGCCACGCGCCGATCCCGTCGCTGCTGATGACCGGTGCCGTGCACCACCACCTCGTGCGGGAAAAGACCCGAACCCAGGTGGGCCTCGTCGTCGAGGCCGGCGATGTGCGCGAGGTGCACCACGTGGCACTGCTCGTCGGATACGGCGCGGCCGCGGTGAACCCGTACCTCGCGATGGCCAGCGTGGAAGACCTCGCCGAGCGCGGTCACCTCGCGGGCACGAGCGCCAAGAAGGCGACCGGCAACCTCATCAAGGCATTGGGCAAGGGGCTGCGTAAGACCATGTCCAAGATGGGAGTGTCCACAGTGGCCTCCTATACCGGCGCCCAGATCTTCGAGGCGGTCGGCGTCGGCGAGGAGATCGTCGACCGCTGCTTCACCGGGACCACGACCCGCGTCGGGGGCATCGACTTCGACACGCTCGCGCGGGAGGTCCAACAGCGGCACCGCAAGACCTTCCCGGCCGACGGGGTCACCGCCAACCACCGTGCGCTCGACGTCGGCGGCGACTACCAGTGGCGACGCGAGGGCGATCCGCACCTGTTCAACCCGCAGACGGTGTTCAAGCTGCAGCACTCCACCCGCAGTGGGCAGTACGAGGTGTTCAAGGAGTACACCGACAGCGTCAACGACCAGGCAGAGGACCTGATGACGCTGCGCGGCCTGCTGGGTCTGCGCGAGGGCGTGCGCGAGCCGGTGCCGATCGAGGAGGTCGAACCCGTCTCGGAGATCGTCAAGCGGTTCGCCACCGGCGGCATCTCCTACGGTTCGATCTCGCAGGAGATGCACGAGGTGCTGGCCGTGGCGATGAACCGCCTCGGCGGTAAGTCCAACACCGGCGAGGGCGGTGAGGACGCCGACCGGTTCACCGTGGACACCAACGGCGACTCGCGCCGCTCGGCGATCAAGCAGGTCGCCAGCGGCCGGTTCGGGGTCACCAGCGAGTACCTGGTCAACGCCGAGGACCTGCAGATCAAGATCGCGCAGGGAGCGAAGCCGGGCGAGGGCGGACAGCTGCCGGGTCACAAGGTGTATCCGTGGATCGCCGACACCCGGCACTCCACACCGGGCGTGGGACTGATCTCCCCGCCGCCGCACCACGACATCTACTCCATCGAGGACATCGCGCAGCTCATCTACGACCTGAAGAACGCCAACCCCCGGGCTCGGGTGCACGTCAAGCTCGTCTCCGAGGTCGGCGTGGGCACGGTCGCGGCGGGCGTGAGCAAGGCGCACGCCGACGTGGTCCTGATCTCCGGTCACGACGGCGGAACCGGCGCCTCGCCGCTGTCCTCGATCAAGCACGCCGGAGCCCCGTGGGAACTGGGGTTGGCCGAGACGCAGCAGACGCTGTTGGCGAACGGCCTGCGCGACCGGATCGTCGTGCAGACCGACGGGCAGCTCAAGACCGGCCGCGACGTGGTGATCGCGGCGCTGCTCGGGGCCGAGGAGTTCGGCTTCGCCACCGCCCCGCTCGTGGTGTCCGGCTGCGTGATGATGCGCGTGTGCCATCTCGACACCTGCCCGGTCGGTGTCGCGACACAGAACCCGCAGTTGCGGGCGAAATTCGACGGCCGCGCCGAGTACATCGTGCGGTTCTTCGAGTTCCTCGCTCAGGAGGTGCGTGAGTACCTGGCCGCGCTGGGGTTCCGGTCGATCGCCGAGGCCGTCGGCCACGCCGAGCTGCTCGACGTCGACGCGGCCGCCCGGCACTGGAAGACCGAGGGCCTGGACCTGTCGAAGGTGCTGCACGTGCCGGACATGGCCGACGACGAGCCACGGCACTGCACCACCGAGCAGGACCATGGGCTGGAGAAGGCACTGGACAACACGCTGATCCAGCTCTGCGAGGGCGCGCTCGGCGAGGGCCGTCCGGTTCGGCTGGAGATGCCGGTGCGCAACGTCAACCGCACCGTCGGCACGATGCTCGGATCCGAGCTGACCCGATGCTGGGGCGGGCAGGGCCTGCCCGACGACACGATCGACGTGACGTTCACCGGCTCGGCCGGCCAGTCCTTCGGCGCGTTCGTGCCGCGGGGGATCACGCTGCGGCTGGAAGGCGACGCCAACGACTATGTCGGCAAAGGTCTCTCCGGCGGTCGGCTCGTCGTGCGTCCGGACGAGGCCGCGTCGTTCGCGGCCGAGGACAACGTGATCGCCGGAAACGTGCTGCTCTACGGAGCGACCGGCGGTGAGCTTTTCGTGCGTGGGGCCGTGGGCGAGCGGTTCTGCGTGCGGAACTCGGGTGCCGTGGCCGTCGTCGAGGGAATCGGCGACCACGGCTGCGAGTACATGACCGGCGGCCGCGCCGTGATCCTCGGCGAGGTGGGGCGCAACTTCGCGGCAGGCATGTCCGGCGGCATCGCCTACGTGCTGGATCTCGCCCCGCAGCGGGTCAACGCGGAGATGGTCGACGTCGATCCGCTCGACGAGTCCGACCGGCAGTTCCTGCATGACCGCGTGCGCAGGCATTTCGAGCAGACCGGGTCGCGCGTCGCGCACGATCTGCTCGCCGACTGGGACACCGCGGTCGAGCGCTTCGCCAAGGTCATGCCGACCGACTTCAAGCGGGTGCTGGCCGCGAAGGACTCGGCGCAGCGCGACGGCCGCGACGTCAACGAAGCGATCATGGAGGCGGCTCATGGCTGA
- a CDS encoding GNAT family N-acetyltransferase: MEWETRPLTPERFEDFADVVNRARRSNHCWCLSHRLQSAEIEHLGDGSREQAMRRLCERDPPPGVVTYRDGEPVGWCNIGPRSEITRLSRSRLIRPLDDLPVWSVVCVIVRPGRRRQGVTAPLLEGAVAYAAAHGAPAVESYPVDPPERMDLTMAFVGTRAMFEQADFRVVGTTDAVAGGMPRLVMRRDLRRA; encoded by the coding sequence ATGGAGTGGGAGACGCGTCCGCTGACGCCCGAGCGCTTCGAGGACTTCGCTGATGTCGTCAATCGCGCTCGCCGGAGCAACCATTGTTGGTGCCTGTCTCACCGTTTGCAGTCCGCCGAGATCGAACACCTCGGCGACGGCAGCCGCGAGCAGGCGATGCGTCGGCTGTGCGAGCGTGACCCTCCACCCGGGGTGGTGACGTACCGGGACGGTGAGCCGGTCGGGTGGTGCAACATCGGGCCACGCTCGGAAATCACGCGGCTGAGCCGCTCGCGGTTGATCCGTCCCCTCGACGACCTGCCTGTCTGGAGCGTCGTCTGTGTCATCGTCCGTCCCGGTCGTCGTCGCCAAGGCGTGACGGCACCACTGCTCGAAGGCGCGGTCGCCTACGCCGCCGCGCACGGTGCCCCGGCGGTGGAGTCGTACCCCGTCGACCCACCGGAGCGGATGGACCTGACCATGGCATTCGTCGGGACGAGAGCGATGTTCGAACAGGCCGATTTCCGGGTGGTGGGCACGACCGATGCCGTGGCAGGTGGGATGCCACGTCTGGTGATGCGGCGTGACCTGCGTCGAGCATGA
- a CDS encoding TfoX/Sxy family protein, with translation MAHDEDSANRVREVIGAEPDLTEKRMFGGLAFLLNGNMAVAVGSEGDIMVHVAPDTSDELTESGEADPVVMRGRPMRGWVQVGPERLHTRKQLARWVSLGLGYTRSLPPK, from the coding sequence GTGGCCCACGACGAGGACTCGGCGAATCGGGTCCGTGAGGTGATCGGAGCAGAGCCGGACCTGACGGAGAAGCGAATGTTCGGCGGGTTGGCATTCCTCCTCAACGGAAACATGGCGGTCGCCGTCGGCAGCGAAGGAGACATCATGGTTCACGTCGCCCCGGACACGTCGGACGAGCTGACCGAGTCCGGGGAGGCGGATCCGGTCGTCATGCGCGGTCGACCGATGCGAGGGTGGGTCCAGGTCGGGCCGGAGCGCCTTCACACCCGGAAGCAGCTGGCCCGCTGGGTGTCCCTGGGTCTCGGATATACGCGGTCCCTGCCGCCGAAATAG
- a CDS encoding McrC family protein translates to MLAENDRSGVPAALGAQQAHALRESGLVDVRWEGDGSSLLVPRGRVGAVNVDGVDVIVTPKVGIARLLFLLGYARDPGFRPEDVEGIQEDDLWAAVAETVCRHAERALARGILQGYVTEDAALTVMRGRLRIADQISRRPGMLLPLEVRYDEYSVDIPENRLLRTAIRRVRALPRLREELVARLRHLDARLDGVVPLVTGAPLPEWQPTRLNTRYQSSLRLAEMVLRMMSFEVGSGGIDVAAFVVDMATVFENFVALALGEALSSRPGATIPQYPACLDRDGEIRMKVDVVHVVDRIPRIIADAKYKLADSAGRYPNADHYQMLAYCTALQLPKAWLVYASGDGSARPRRILNSPVSVIEYPLDLATSPGELVRQVAILADRAWDE, encoded by the coding sequence GTGCTGGCTGAGAACGACCGCAGCGGCGTTCCCGCCGCACTCGGGGCGCAGCAGGCACACGCGCTTCGTGAAAGTGGTCTTGTCGATGTCCGCTGGGAAGGCGACGGCTCCTCCCTCTTGGTTCCGCGAGGACGAGTCGGTGCGGTCAACGTCGACGGTGTCGATGTGATCGTCACCCCCAAAGTCGGCATTGCTAGGCTGCTGTTCCTGCTTGGCTACGCCCGCGACCCGGGGTTCCGCCCCGAGGACGTCGAAGGTATTCAAGAGGATGATCTCTGGGCAGCCGTCGCTGAGACGGTGTGTCGGCACGCCGAACGGGCGCTAGCGCGAGGAATCCTTCAGGGCTACGTCACCGAAGACGCCGCGCTCACCGTCATGCGGGGCCGGCTCCGGATTGCAGATCAGATTTCGCGCAGGCCAGGGATGTTGCTGCCTCTGGAAGTGCGCTACGACGAGTACTCCGTCGACATCCCCGAGAACCGCTTGCTACGCACTGCGATACGCCGAGTGCGCGCCCTGCCACGCCTCCGTGAGGAACTGGTGGCGCGGCTGCGGCATCTCGATGCCCGGTTGGACGGAGTCGTGCCACTGGTCACCGGTGCCCCACTCCCCGAGTGGCAACCCACGCGATTGAACACCCGCTACCAGTCGTCACTGCGGTTGGCGGAGATGGTGCTGCGCATGATGTCGTTCGAGGTCGGATCAGGCGGAATCGACGTCGCAGCGTTCGTGGTAGACATGGCTACGGTGTTCGAGAACTTCGTCGCGCTGGCATTGGGAGAAGCGCTCTCCAGTCGTCCGGGAGCGACCATCCCGCAGTACCCTGCGTGCCTTGACCGGGACGGCGAGATCCGGATGAAAGTGGATGTGGTGCACGTGGTCGACCGCATTCCCCGCATCATCGCCGACGCCAAATACAAGCTCGCTGACTCGGCGGGCCGCTATCCCAACGCCGACCATTACCAGATGCTGGCTTACTGCACCGCGCTCCAGCTCCCCAAGGCATGGCTCGTCTATGCCAGTGGCGACGGCAGTGCACGACCGCGTCGAATCCTCAACTCGCCGGTGAGCGTTATCGAGTACCCGCTCGACCTCGCCACCTCGCCCGGGGAATTGGTCAGGCAGGTGGCGATCCTCGCCGACCGGGCCTGGGACGAGTGA
- a CDS encoding IniB N-terminal domain-containing protein, translating into MALTVHEFLTKLVADDQAASAFAADPDGSLRAVGLEQLSAPDLAQAVGLVIDQAPVEAVEAYARAVQPGLDTLAGSQHVALSYPMPLETPLEADDANEREFNVPTPEIFSAAGDVDETMRPVASQSEETTNTDIDNTENTEQNVGSGNEVGSGNEFAVDGLVGDIQPGDVNVGNVAGNGVTDVVGGVQGAVEGGDVTGGLQDLGGVNDVVGGVTDTVQGGDVMGTVGDLAGAGDVTGGLQDLGGVTGGVTGTVEDVTGELPVDGALEGVMPETGVTAPVNAVEDVTGGLENTAGDLTGGALDF; encoded by the coding sequence ATGGCCCTGACGGTGCACGAGTTCTTGACCAAGCTCGTCGCCGACGATCAGGCTGCTTCGGCGTTCGCCGCCGACCCGGACGGGTCCTTGCGGGCGGTCGGGCTCGAGCAGCTGTCGGCCCCTGATCTCGCACAGGCCGTGGGCCTGGTGATCGACCAAGCCCCGGTCGAGGCGGTCGAGGCCTATGCGCGGGCCGTGCAGCCCGGCCTGGACACCCTCGCCGGTAGCCAGCACGTGGCGTTGAGCTACCCGATGCCACTCGAGACGCCACTCGAGGCAGACGACGCGAACGAGAGGGAATTCAACGTGCCTACCCCTGAGATTTTCTCCGCGGCCGGTGACGTCGACGAGACGATGCGTCCCGTGGCGAGCCAGTCGGAGGAGACGACCAACACCGACATCGACAACACCGAGAACACCGAGCAGAACGTCGGCTCGGGCAACGAGGTCGGCTCGGGCAACGAGTTCGCTGTCGACGGGCTGGTCGGCGACATCCAGCCGGGCGACGTCAACGTGGGCAACGTGGCCGGCAACGGCGTGACCGACGTGGTCGGTGGCGTGCAGGGCGCGGTCGAGGGTGGCGACGTCACCGGCGGCCTGCAGGACCTCGGTGGCGTCAACGACGTCGTGGGCGGCGTGACCGACACTGTCCAGGGCGGCGACGTCATGGGCACGGTCGGCGACCTCGCCGGCGCCGGGGATGTCACCGGGGGGTTGCAGGACCTCGGTGGTGTGACCGGTGGTGTGACCGGCACGGTCGAGGACGTCACCGGTGAGCTGCCGGTCGACGGTGCCCTCGAGGGTGTGATGCCCGAGACCGGTGTGACCGCCCCGGTCAACGCGGTCGAGGACGTCACCGGCGGCCTGGAGAACACCGCGGGCGACCTCACCGGCGGCGCACTCGACTTCTGA
- a CDS encoding sigma-70 family RNA polymerase sigma factor: protein MPSTAALLAEVADGDIGAFAALYDDIAPSMLATALDITGDLASAETATHAALVEIWHTAPRCADAVSDVATWARAIAAAHARSHPL, encoded by the coding sequence GTGCCCTCGACGGCCGCGTTGCTCGCCGAAGTCGCCGACGGCGACATAGGGGCCTTCGCCGCGCTCTACGACGACATCGCGCCCTCGATGTTGGCCACAGCGCTGGACATCACCGGTGATCTCGCCAGCGCCGAGACAGCCACCCACGCCGCCCTGGTCGAGATCTGGCACACCGCCCCGCGCTGCGCCGACGCAGTCAGCGATGTCGCTACCTGGGCACGCGCGATCGCCGCCGCCCACGCCCGAAGCCACCCGCTCTGA